From Bradyrhizobium sp. AZCC 1610:
CGCACCCCGCATCGGCGGGAGCGGGCGCAACCGGCCGGAGCGCTACGGCCAGTCGCAGCCGCTCGATCCTGCCAGTCCGGCCGCGGCGATGGTGGCCGAGATCGCCCGCAATATCGACGCAGGACTTGAGCCCGACGCGGTCGCCGCGCGCGTGCTTGCCGCGATCCGGGACGATGAGCTCTATATTTTCACCCATCCCGGCATGCGGGCCGAGGTAGAGCCGCGTTTCGTCGCGATTCTGGCCGCGATGGACGGGGTTTCACCCCCATAATCCTTCTTACGCAGGACCTTAAGCGCTGTTCCCAAGGCCAAAACGACGCTAGAGAAACGTCACCGGCGGGTTCTTGAGAGGCATCGTTAGCACGTGGATATGGACCAACTTAAGCGGCAGGCGGCGGCGCGGGCGCTGGCGCATGTGCAGGACGGCATGAAACTCGGGCTCGGCACCGGCTCGACCGCCAAGCATTTTGTCGAACTGCTCGGCGAGAAGGTTGCGGGCGGAATGAAAGTGGTGGGCGTGCCCACCTCGGAAGCGACCCGCGCCCAGGCCGAAGCCTGCAAAATTCCCCTGACCACGCTCGATGCGATCGACCGGCTCGATCTCACCGTCGACGGCGCCGACGAGGTTGACGGCGCGCTCAACCTGATCAAGGGCGGCGGCGGCGCGCTGTTGCGGGAGAAGATCGTGGCGGCGGCCTCCGATCGCATGATCGTGATTGCCGACGATACCAAATGGGTCGATGTTCTCGGCGGTTTCCCCCTACCTGTAGAGGTGATTCCGTTCGGGTTGGCCGCCACCCAGCGGGCCATGGCCACGGCATTTGCCCAAAGCGGCGTTTCCGGGCAAATGGGGCTCCGCAAGGGCAAGGACGGCCACGTTTTTGTCACCGATGGCGGCCACTGGATTGTCGATGCCCATCTGGGACGCATCACGGATGCGCCGCGTCTGGCGGGCCTGTTGAGCCTGATCCCGGGTGTCGTCGAACACGGATTGTTCATTGGCCTGGCCAGCATCGCCGTCCTGGCAGGTGCCCAGGGAATTCGCGTAGTTGAGCGGCGGTAACGCCGGTAATCGAGGAGAATTGGAATGAAGAGCCTTTCACGGATTTTGTCGGCGGTCGGCCTCGCAGTCGGACTGGCCCTGACCGCCGTTCCGGCCGACGCGCAGCAGAAAAATGCGCCCGCCGCGACGACACCACTCAAGCCCGGCTCGCCGGCAGCGCTCGCCGCCGCCAAGGAAATCCTGGCGATGAAGAACGCGAGCGCGATGTATGCCAACGCCGTTCCCAATCTCGTCGAGCAGACCAAGAACGTGCTGATGCAGAGCAATCTGAACTATCAGAAGGATCTCAACGAGGTCGCCGTGATCGTGGCCAAGAATCTCGCCGGCCGCGAGAAGGAAATCGGCGACGGCATGGCGCAGGTCTACGCCAACGAGTTCACCGAGCAGGAGCTGAAGGATCTGGTCGCCTTCTACAAGTCGCCGCTCGGCCAGAAGCTGCTCGCGAGCGAGCCCCGCGCCATTCAGTTCAGCATGTCCTACATGAACCAGTGGGCGCAGCAATTTGCCGAAACCATCAACGGCCAGTTCCGCGCCGAGATGAAGAAGCGCGGCAAGGATATCTGATCTTCAGTGAAGCATGCCCTCGGACTTGATCCGAGGGCGGACTTACGGTTCGCATAGCAATCAAATCTACGCAGACTTGTCTGCGTGGAAAACGCGTCAAACAAAAAGAGAAACCAGAGGCGGCTTCGGGCGGGGTTGAGATGGCTGAGTTCGACGTCGATCTGTTCGTCATCGGCGGTGGTTCGGGTGGCGTGCGCGCCGCCCGCATCGCCGCCGGTTACGGCGCCAAGGTCATGGTCGCCGAAGAATACCGGATGGGCGGCACCTGCGTGATCCGCGGCTGCGTGCCGAAAAAGCTGTTCGTGCTCGGCTCGCACGTCCGCCACGAGATCGAGGACGCAGCCGGTTTCGGCTGGACCATATCGGAAGTCTCCTTCGACTGGCCCACTCTCGTCGCCAACAAGGACAAGGAGATCGCGCGTCTCGAAGGCATCTACGCCGCCAATGTCGAGAAGAGCGGCGCGCGCATCGCAAAGACCCGCGCGGTGCTGGAAGATGCCCACACGCTGCGGCTGATGACCGGCGAAAAGCTCACCGCGAAATACATCCTGATCGCGACCGGCGGTGCGCCCAACCACGGCCGCGAAATCCCCGGCATCGAACACGTCATCTCCTCGAACGAGGCGTTTCATCTCACCGAGCTGCCGAAGCGCATCGTGATCCAGGGCGGCGGCTATATCGCGCTGGAATTCGCCGGCATCTTCGCCGGCTTCGGCTCCGACGTGACGGTGATCTATCGCGGCGACAACATCCTGCGCGGCTTCGACGAGGACGTCCGCAAGCACGTGCGCGCCGAGATGGAGAAGCAGGGCATCACGATCATCACCGGCTGCACCATCGATAAAGTGGACAGGTACGGCAACGAACTCACCACGCATCTGTCGAACGGGTCGAGCATTGCCTCCGACAAGGTGATGTTCGCGATCGGCCGCCATCCGAACGTCGCCAATCTCGGGCTCGAGAAGGCCGGTGTCGCCATCAACCCGGCGAATGGCGGCATCGCGGTCGATGAATGGTCGAAGACCTCGGTCGACAACATCTACGCGATCGGAGACGTCACCCATCGCCTCAACTTGACGCCGGTGGCGATTCGCGAGGGCCATGCCTTTGCCGACACCGTGTTCGGCAAGCGCCCGGTGCAGGTCGATCACGCCACCATCCCGACGGCGGTGTTCTCGCAGCCCGAGGTCGGCACCGTCGGCCTGACCGAAGCGCAGGCGCGCGCGCAAGTGAGCCATGTCGACATCTACAAGGCCGATTTCCGCCCGATCAAGGCGACGATGTCCGGCCGCGACACCCGCGTGCTGATGAAGCTCGTCGTCGATGGCACCACGGACCGTGTGCTGGGCTGTCACATCGTCGGCGACACCGCGGCCGAAATCGTCCAGGCGGTTGCCATCGCCGTGAAGATGAAAGCGACCAAGGCCGATTTCGACGCGACGATTGCGCTGCATCCGACCGCGGCGGAAGAGCTGGTGACGATGCGCACGCCGACGGCGAGCTATGTGAGGCAAGCAGCGGAGTAGGTGGGGTCGTAGGGCCGTAGGATGGGTGGAGCGAAGCGATACCCATCAACTTCTGTGAAACGCCACGGCTGACAATTGATTTAGGTTATAGTCCTGTGCCGCGCGAGCCCGAAATTTCTCTGGTAATGAGTCGGCTCGCAACGGACATGGCATCGCTTCATCCGCAGCATCAGGCGGCACTCGAAAGCGCGCTGATCCGTCCGCGTACAGTCGGCGTGAGTGACTCCCCCGGAGAATTCGTCGTTGCGGTGGCGGTTCTCGATGAGAAGCTGCTTTATTGGTCGGACATCGAGGAGGGGTGGGAGCTCGAGGTGCCGGATGGTCGCGGCAACATTCCCTCTCGCGGTTGCAACCAGTTTGAACTCCGGCATGTGCTCTATCAGGTTTTTGGTGCTCCCGACGCGTCCTAAGGGCGGCCGTGTGGGCGTGCCAAGGACTACCGGCGGCCGTGGCACTCTGATAACGGTGCAGGCAACCATTCAATAACGGAGTTTTTCCCATGATCGAATCAATTGGCATCGTTGGTGCAGGCACGATGGGCAACGGCATCGCGCAGGTGTGCGCCGCCGCCGGTCTTCCCGTGGTCATGACCGACATCTCGGATGCGGCGCTCGCCCGGGGCATGTCAGTCGTGTCCAACAGCCTGGAGCGGCTCGTCAACAAGCAGAAGATGACCGACGCCGACCGGCAAGCCGCGCTGGCGCGGATCACGACGAGCACCGACACCGCGAAGTTTTCGACCTGCGATCTCGTCATCGAAGCGGCGACCGAGAATGAAGACTTGAAGATCAAGATACTGAAAGATCTCTGTTCGAAGCTGCGGCCGCAGGCGCTGCTCGCTACCAACACGTCCTCGATCTCGATCACCAAGCTTGCCGCGGCGACCGACCGGCCGGACCGTTTCATCGGCATGCACTTCTTCAATCCGGTGCCGCTGATGGCGCTGTTGGAATTGATCCGCGGATTGCAGACGTCGGACGATACCCACGCCAAGGCCGAAGCGTTTTCGAAAAGGATCGGCAAGGTCTCGATCACCGCGAAGAACAGCCCGGGCTTTGCGGTCAACCGCATCCTCTGCCCGATGATCAACGAGGCAATCTTCGCGCTTCAGGAAGGCCTCGCCACCGCCGAAGATCTCGACGCCGGCATGAAGCTCGGCTGCAACCACCCGATCGGTCCGCTGGCGCTGGCCGACATGATCGGTTTGGACACCATGCTGTCGGTGATGGAGGTCTTCTACCAAGGCTTCAACGATCCGAAATATCGCCCCGCACCGTTGCTGAAGGAAATGGTCGCCGCCGGCCATCTCGGCCGCAAGACCGGGCGGGGGTTTTATAGCTACGGCAAGTGAGGGTGGCGGAGGGTGGGCAAAGCGACTTGTCCGCCGTAGCTCGAAGAGCGAAGGCGGAAGCGTGCCCAATTCAGTTAACGATCGGGGGATAGATGGTGGGCACGTCGCTAACGCGCCTTTGCCCACCCGCAGCTATTTCGGATTGGGATCGGCGAGACCCTTTGCCGGATTTTCGAATTTCCCCGCGCGTCAGCTTCACCGCATTGCCGAGTGCGCGCGGCGTTGATCGTCTCCTCCTGAAAGTCGCGGTCCTCGTCCAGCGCCCGGTGTGAACCTTGTGCAGGAGGACGAACGCGGACTGAGGGTCGTCTCAGCGAGGCAGGAAATGGCAGCCATGCTGGAACAATCCACGAAGAGCGCTGTTGGGGGCGCGTTTGTACCTTCCCCACCATCAGCGTTTCGTGGAGTCATCCATGCTAAAGCCCCTCCTTGTCGCGTCGACGTTCCTGTTCGCCTTTTCCACCCAGGCAGAGGCGCGCCCCCAACACCGGCATCACGGTCACCGGGCGCACGGCTGGTGCGGCAGTTACTTAAGCAAATATCTTGGCAAACCGGACCGTCGCCTTGCGCTCGCACGCTCCTGGGCGAGCGAAGGCATGAATGCCGGCGGCCCCGGAATCGGCGTGGTGGTTGTCTGGCCGCATCACGTCGGGATCATCACGGGACAAACACCTGACGGCCAGTGGATCGTTCATAGCGGCAACGATGGCGGCGCGGTTCGTACGCGAGCCCGATCACTCGCCCGCGCGATCGCATTCCGACGCGTGTAGTGAGCAGCGGCCGCAACTATATCCACCGTCATTGCGAGCCGTGGCTCGCAATGACGACAACAACCAGCGGCGCGCGAGGAAGGCTATCCCCCCGCCTCGATCCACTCCGCCGCCCCACGCCACAGCGTGTCGCGATGTTCGGGCTTGAAGAATCCCATGTGCCCGATCCTGCTCGCGCCGGTATCCGCCGGCGTCACCGTAACGATCTCTGGCTTGATCGAGGTAAATCCCGAGCACAGCAATTCGACCGCGGGCCGCGTCGCCCAGGGATCGTCGGACATGCAGAGCGCGCAACGCGCCCTGGTATTTCGGAAAATTCCGCACGGCGTCGAGCCTGGCGTCGTCGAACAGATAGCGCGGACTCATCACCCAGCCGACCCATTGCAGGAACGCATCCTTCGGCAGGTCCATGCCGAGGCCGGCCTTGCCCGGCATGTAGCCGAGCGCGCGGGTGAGCGGGAGGCCGACAAAATTCAGCATCGCGTAGACGCGGTAGCGCTCCGGCGCCGTCATCAGTTTCCAGTAGCCGGCCTGGGCTGCAATGAACAGCGCGCGCGAAATCTCCGAATTGTTCGGCAACAGACCGAGCGCCTGGCCGCCGAACGAATGTCCGACATAGGCGAAGGGGAGCGCCTTGTAGCGCTCGCCGCATCCAGGCGACTGTCGCCGTAATATCTTGTGCGGCCCAGTCCGACATCGAGGCCTTGAAGCCGACCAGCGATTTCGGCTGGTTGTAGCCGGTCAGCGCCCCGCTGCCTGGAGTCGCCGGTGCCGCGGTAGTCGTAGGTGAGAACCGCGCAGCCGCGCCTGGCGAGATAGCCGGCAAAGCTCCGGTAGAGCTTGCGAGGCACTGCGGTCGCCGAATTGATCAGGACCGCATGGCGCTTGGCCCCGCGGGGCAGAAACAGCGTCGCGGCAAGGGGATATCCATCCGTCGCGGGCACCGTGATATCGTCGCTAAATACGTCGTCCAGCCCCGGCTCGGCCACTGCTTCTTCTCCTCAGGTTGCGAGCGGCTATTAACAGAAGCGAAATCGGCTTTTGCCGCAAGGGCTTGTCAGGACTACCGGAAATCTAACTGGCGGTCGGCCGAAGGCCTGTGTATAACCCGGCCTTCACAATCGCTTGTAAGTAGCGGTTTTTGCTCAGGAGTTAACGTCATGTCCGAGCGGTGGACGCCCGATAGCTGGCGCACCAGGCCGGTGCTGCAGGTCCCCGATTATCCCGATGCCAAGGCATTGGCCGATGTCGAGGCGCAGCTCGCCACGTTTCCGCCGCTGGTGTTTGCCGGCGAGGCCCGCAACCTGAAAAAGGCGCTGGCGCGCGTCGCCGCGGGCGAAGCCTTCCTGCTGCAGGGCGGCGATTGCGCCGAGAGCTTTGCCGAGCATGGCGCCAACAACATCCGCGACTTTTTCCGCGTGCTGCTGCAGATGGCGGTTGTGCTGACCTATGCCGGCGCGCTGCCGGTGGTGAAGGTCGGCCGCATCGCCGGGCAGTTCGCCAAGCCGCGTTCGTCGAACACGGAAAAGATCAACGGTGTCGAGCTGCCGAGCTACCGCGGCGACATCGTCAACGACATCGCCTTCACAGCGGAGTCGCGGATCCCCGATCCGCAGCGCCAGCTGATGGCGTACCGGCAGTCGGCGGCAACGCTCAACTTGCTCCGCGCGTTCGCGACCGGCGGTTTTGCCAATCTCGGCAGCGTGCACCAGTGGATGCTCGGCTTCCTCAAGGATTCCCCGCAGTCGCGCCGCTACAAGGAACTGGCGGACCGCATTTCGGACGCGCTGAATTTCATGCGCGCCTGTGGGCTGGATCTCGAAAGCCATCCCGAACTGCGCGCCACCGATTTCTACACCAGCCACGAGGCGCTGCTGCTGGGTTACGAGCAGGCCTTCACCCGGATCGATTCCACCACCGGCGACTGGTACGCGACCTCCGGCCACATGATCTGGATCGGCGACCGCACCCGCCAGCTCGACCACGGCCATGTCGAGTATTTCCGCGGCATCAAGAACCCGATCGGCCTGAAATGCGGTCCCTCGCTGAAGCCGGATGAGCTATTGAAGCTGATCGACATCCTCAACCCGGACAACGAGCCCGGACGCCTGACGCTGATCAACCGCTTCGGCTCCGACAAGGTCGGCGACCACCTCGCGCCGCTGATTCGGGCCGTGCAGCGGGAAGGGCGCGTCGTGGTCTGGTCCTGCGATCCCATGCACGGCAACACCATCACCTCGAACTCGGGCTACAAGACCCGTCCGTTCGACCGGGTGCTGTCGGAGGTGAAGTCGTTCTTCGCCATCCATGCGGCGGAGGGGACGCATGCCGGCGGCGTGCATCTGGAAATGACCGGGCAAGACGTCACCGAATGCATCGGCGGCGCGCGTGCTATCACCGACGAGGACCTCAACGACCGCTATCACACGGTCTGCGATCCCCGCCTCAATGCCGAACAATCGATCGACATGGCCTTCCTGATCGCCGAACTGCTCAAGCAGGAACGCGCGGGCAAGGAAAAGCCGATGCCGGCTGCAGCGGGACTCTGACTTGCTGCGACTCTGGCGGGCTACCATCAACACGCGTAACGGGCTCGCCTTTGCGATCCGCTCGGAGCAGGCCGTTCGCGAGGAAATTTTCGCGCTGGCGCTTTCAGTGCCGCTGGCCTGGCTGGTCGGCGCTACGGTCATGCGCCGCGTGGAACTTGTCGCGGCCGTCGCTTTTGTTCTGGTGGTCGAGTTGCTCAATACCGCGATCGAGAAACTCGCCGACCGGCTCACCACCGACCACGATCCGCAGATCGGGCGGGTCAAGGACATGGGTTCGGCGGCGGTCGGCGTCGCGCTGCTGATGGCCGGGGTGTTCTGGCTGTTTGCCCTCGCCGAACGCATAGGCGCGATCTAAAGCGAGCAATTGCAGTTTGCTCTTGTGCGAGGCACCATTGCTCCCATGACCGAACCCACCTTTACGATCACGCTGGCGCAATTGAACCCGACGGTCGGCGACGTCACGGGCAACGCCGCCAAGGCGCGGGTGGCGCGCGAGAGGGCGAAAGCCGATGGCGCCGACCTCGTCGTGCTGCCGGAATTGTTCATTTGCGGCTATCCACCGGAAGACCTGGTGCTGAAGCCCGCGTTCCAGGCGGCCTGCCGCGGCGCGGTCGAGGAGCTGGCGCGCGAGACGGCGGGCGGGGGCCCGGCGATCCTGATCGGCACGCCCTGGGTCGAAGACGGCAAGCTCTACAATGCCTGCGCGCTGCTCGATCAGGGCCGCATATCAGCCCTTCGCTTCAAGGCGAATCTGCCGAATTACGGTGTGTTCGACGAGAAGCGCCTGTTCGCCCGCGGTCCCGCCGCGGGGCCGGTGACCGTCAACGGCGTCCGGGTCGGCGTTCCCATCTGCGAGGACATCTGGCTCGAAGAATCAGAAGAATACGAAAACATCGTCGAGTGTCTCGCCGAGACCGGCGCGGAAATCCTGGTGGTGCCGAACGGTTCGCCCTACGCGCGCGACAAGAACGATCTCCGGCTGTCGATCGCGGTCGCCCGCGTCACCGAGAGCGGCTTGCCGCTGGTCTATCTCAACCAGATCGGCGGACAGGACGAACTGGTGTTCGACGGCGCTTCCTTCGCGCTCAACGCCGATCTTTCGGTCGCGGCGCAGCTGCCCGCCTTCGAGGAAAACATCACCACGCTGCGCTGGACCAAAAGCGCCGACGGCTGGCGCTGCTCCGGGCCCGTCGTGCCGCTGGTCGAGGGCGACAAGGCCGATTACGCGGCCTGCGTGCTGGGCCTGCGCGATTACGTCCGAAAGAACGGGTTTCCGGGCGTGCTGCTCGGCGTCTCCGGCGGCATCGACTCCGCGCTGTGTGCGGCGATCGCGGTCGATGCGCTCGGCGCCGACCAGGTTCGCGGCGTGATGCTGCCGTTTCGATTTACCGCGCAAGTATCGCTCGACGATGCCGCCAAGCTCGCGAAAGCGCTCGGCTTTCCCTACGAGGTGCTGCCGATCGCAGACGCCGTGAATGGATTCGAAAAGATCCTGTCAAAACCCTTCGCCGGGCTGCCGCGCGATATCACCGAAGAGAATTTGCAGGCGCGCACCCGCGGCACGCTGTTGATGGCGATCTCGAACAAGACCGGCGCGATGGTGGTCACGACCGGTAACAAGTCGGAAATGTCGGTCGGCTACGCCACCATCTATGGCGACATGAACGGCGGCTTCAATCCGATCAAGGACATCTACAAAACCGAAGTGTTCCGCCTGTCGAGCCTGCGCAACGAATGGAAGCCGGACGGCGCGCTCGGGCCATCCGGCGAGGTGATTCCGGTCAACATCATCACCCGGCCGCCGACCGCAGAGTTGCGCGAGGACCAGACCGACCAGGATTCGCTGCCGCCCTATGAAATGCTCGACGGCATCCTGGAGCGGCTGGTCGAGCGCGAGGAGC
This genomic window contains:
- the rpiA gene encoding ribose-5-phosphate isomerase RpiA, whose product is MDMDQLKRQAAARALAHVQDGMKLGLGTGSTAKHFVELLGEKVAGGMKVVGVPTSEATRAQAEACKIPLTTLDAIDRLDLTVDGADEVDGALNLIKGGGGALLREKIVAAASDRMIVIADDTKWVDVLGGFPLPVEVIPFGLAATQRAMATAFAQSGVSGQMGLRKGKDGHVFVTDGGHWIVDAHLGRITDAPRLAGLLSLIPGVVEHGLFIGLASIAVLAGAQGIRVVERR
- a CDS encoding DUF2059 domain-containing protein is translated as MKSLSRILSAVGLAVGLALTAVPADAQQKNAPAATTPLKPGSPAALAAAKEILAMKNASAMYANAVPNLVEQTKNVLMQSNLNYQKDLNEVAVIVAKNLAGREKEIGDGMAQVYANEFTEQELKDLVAFYKSPLGQKLLASEPRAIQFSMSYMNQWAQQFAETINGQFRAEMKKRGKDI
- the gor gene encoding glutathione-disulfide reductase is translated as MAEFDVDLFVIGGGSGGVRAARIAAGYGAKVMVAEEYRMGGTCVIRGCVPKKLFVLGSHVRHEIEDAAGFGWTISEVSFDWPTLVANKDKEIARLEGIYAANVEKSGARIAKTRAVLEDAHTLRLMTGEKLTAKYILIATGGAPNHGREIPGIEHVISSNEAFHLTELPKRIVIQGGGYIALEFAGIFAGFGSDVTVIYRGDNILRGFDEDVRKHVRAEMEKQGITIITGCTIDKVDRYGNELTTHLSNGSSIASDKVMFAIGRHPNVANLGLEKAGVAINPANGGIAVDEWSKTSVDNIYAIGDVTHRLNLTPVAIREGHAFADTVFGKRPVQVDHATIPTAVFSQPEVGTVGLTEAQARAQVSHVDIYKADFRPIKATMSGRDTRVLMKLVVDGTTDRVLGCHIVGDTAAEIVQAVAIAVKMKATKADFDATIALHPTAAEELVTMRTPTASYVRQAAE
- a CDS encoding 3-hydroxybutyryl-CoA dehydrogenase; translated protein: MIESIGIVGAGTMGNGIAQVCAAAGLPVVMTDISDAALARGMSVVSNSLERLVNKQKMTDADRQAALARITTSTDTAKFSTCDLVIEAATENEDLKIKILKDLCSKLRPQALLATNTSSISITKLAAATDRPDRFIGMHFFNPVPLMALLELIRGLQTSDDTHAKAEAFSKRIGKVSITAKNSPGFAVNRILCPMINEAIFALQEGLATAEDLDAGMKLGCNHPIGPLALADMIGLDTMLSVMEVFYQGFNDPKYRPAPLLKEMVAAGHLGRKTGRGFYSYGK
- a CDS encoding class II 3-deoxy-7-phosphoheptulonate synthase, encoding MSERWTPDSWRTRPVLQVPDYPDAKALADVEAQLATFPPLVFAGEARNLKKALARVAAGEAFLLQGGDCAESFAEHGANNIRDFFRVLLQMAVVLTYAGALPVVKVGRIAGQFAKPRSSNTEKINGVELPSYRGDIVNDIAFTAESRIPDPQRQLMAYRQSAATLNLLRAFATGGFANLGSVHQWMLGFLKDSPQSRRYKELADRISDALNFMRACGLDLESHPELRATDFYTSHEALLLGYEQAFTRIDSTTGDWYATSGHMIWIGDRTRQLDHGHVEYFRGIKNPIGLKCGPSLKPDELLKLIDILNPDNEPGRLTLINRFGSDKVGDHLAPLIRAVQREGRVVVWSCDPMHGNTITSNSGYKTRPFDRVLSEVKSFFAIHAAEGTHAGGVHLEMTGQDVTECIGGARAITDEDLNDRYHTVCDPRLNAEQSIDMAFLIAELLKQERAGKEKPMPAAAGL
- a CDS encoding diacylglycerol kinase, translating into MLRLWRATINTRNGLAFAIRSEQAVREEIFALALSVPLAWLVGATVMRRVELVAAVAFVLVVELLNTAIEKLADRLTTDHDPQIGRVKDMGSAAVGVALLMAGVFWLFALAERIGAI
- a CDS encoding NAD+ synthase codes for the protein MTEPTFTITLAQLNPTVGDVTGNAAKARVARERAKADGADLVVLPELFICGYPPEDLVLKPAFQAACRGAVEELARETAGGGPAILIGTPWVEDGKLYNACALLDQGRISALRFKANLPNYGVFDEKRLFARGPAAGPVTVNGVRVGVPICEDIWLEESEEYENIVECLAETGAEILVVPNGSPYARDKNDLRLSIAVARVTESGLPLVYLNQIGGQDELVFDGASFALNADLSVAAQLPAFEENITTLRWTKSADGWRCSGPVVPLVEGDKADYAACVLGLRDYVRKNGFPGVLLGVSGGIDSALCAAIAVDALGADQVRGVMLPFRFTAQVSLDDAAKLAKALGFPYEVLPIADAVNGFEKILSKPFAGLPRDITEENLQARTRGTLLMAISNKTGAMVVTTGNKSEMSVGYATIYGDMNGGFNPIKDIYKTEVFRLSSLRNEWKPDGALGPSGEVIPVNIITRPPTAELREDQTDQDSLPPYEMLDGILERLVEREEPLATIIAAGFPADVVTRIDRLLNVAEYKRRQAAPGVKVTEKNFGRDRRYPITNRFRDNGKALPAPDEKLVARVGRASADVFDG